GCCGTGAGTTTGTGGTGAATGAGCATGTGCTGATTCCTAGACCGGAGACGGAAGAACTGATCTATTATGGGTTGGAGAAGATGAAGGATTTGTTTATTGATGCGGTCGCTCCTTTGCAGGCTGCCGATGTCGGGACGGGAAGCGGTGCGATAGCGGTGACGCTGAAGCTTGAGTCAAGGCGAGTGCCTCTTGAGATGATGGCCGTCGATATTTCTAGCGAGGCACTGGCGGTTGCCAGGGAGAATAGCATTAAGCTCGAGGCGGATGTACGCTTTTTTGAAGGCGATTTGTTACAGCCTTTGATTGAAGAAGGAGTGAAGCTGGATATTCTTTTATCCAACCCACCATACATCCCACTGACGGACCGTGAAACGCTATCTGATGTCGTCATCGGACACGAACCTGAACTCGCATTATTTGGCGGAGAAGATGGATATGATCTGTATAGGCGATTTATGGAAGAACTTCCTCTTGTCATAAAGGAAAGATTCTTGATCGGCTTTGAAGTCGGAGTCGGCCAGGGAGAGACGGTTGCGAATCTGCTGCGTGCGACCTTCCCGGATGCAGAAACAGAAGTCGTCCATGATATCAATGGGAAAGATCGTATGGTGTTTTGTGTAAGAAAATAAGTGTACGCCCTCGGTTTCAATGATCGGGGGTGTTTTTTTGAAGTCCAAACAAAAATGTTATTTTACTAGTTTAAGATTCCCCCATTTTGTCCACACTGTTTACCAAGGGGGAGAGGACATGAAAACAAAACACACAGTACTATTGTATATCTTGATTCTATCATTAGGAACGATTCTAAGTTTATATATACCGAAGCAGGAAATGGCGGCTCAGGAGACGATGGTGATTCCGGATGAGGCGATTCGCCTGCGGATCCTCGCCAATAGCGATCTGGATGGGGATCAGAACGTAAAGAGACTTGTTCGGGATGAAGTCAACAAAGAGATTACAAAGTGGGTATCGAATCTGACGTCACAGGATGAGGCGAAAGCAGTCATCAAGGAAGGTTTGCCAGAGCTTCAGAAGATTGCGGAGGACGTTGTCGCTGCAGAAGGAATGGATCAATCAGTGAAAGTAGAGTTTGGGAAAGTGGACTTTCCTACGAAACTTTATGGTCAGTATCTTTATCCTGCTGGTGAGTACGAAGCGGTGTTGATCACACTTGGTAAAGGGGAAGGCGCGAACTGGTGGTGCGTTCTCTACCCGCCACTATGCTTCCTGGATTTCTCTACTGGAAATGCCGTAAGAAGCACAGGCTTTGAAACGAAAGTGGAGGCTAGCGGGAATGAAGTGACGGAAGTAGATCCCGAAGAGGCAACTCAGGTGAGTGAGGATGACTCGGAAGATAACGTGATTGCCTATAAGCAAGTCGAAGTGGAAGCGGTAGAAGCCGGTGTGATCGATGAGGCTGTAAAAGAGGAAGTAAAGGCACCTGTTAAAAAAGAGGTAGAAAAAGAAGAACCGGTCTATGTAGAAGATTCCGAAGAGGAAGAAGTAAAAGTTCGCTTCTTCGTGGTAGATTTATTCAAAGGGTTATTCAATTAAGAAAGCGGCATCCCGTGTGGATGGAGCTTTTTTCTTGGCAAAAAATCTATCTTTCTAGCATTCCTTGTTCTAATCTCCTTCCTCCTTCATACATTGATACTAGAGGATGAGAGAAAAGGGAGGATGAAAGGATGTTGAAAGTGATCCGCCAGGCAACGAATGAGGACATTCATGAAGTCGTGGCCTTCTTGACGAAAGCAGGATTGAGCACGGAAGGCATTAAACATAGCATTGATTGTTTTTTAGTAGTGGAAGATGAGGAAAACCGCTTGATCGGGACGCTTGGAATCGAGGTGCAGGGGACGGTCGGCCTTCTTCGATCCCTCGTCGTCACATCTTCATTTGAAAGTGAAGAGTTATTTGCTCTCTTTCAGGAGATTTTAAAGCTTGCGAAAGAAAAGGATCTGAAGCGTCTCTATTTGATTTCCAACCGGAAAGCATCCCTCGCGTTCTTTGACCTGCTGGGTTTTCAACAAGAAGCAGATCCTGTTGTGGATGAGCTGGAGAACTTCATTCATGCAAAAAAGTTATCCACTGTGGATAACTGTATCACCATGAAATTGGATTTATAGATTTTTCGACAAGGATTTTGTCGGGGAATTCAGGACTGAACCATTCTCATAAAAATGGTTCGGTTTTTTTCGTTTGCAATTCGACAAAATACGAGAAAGCGGTAACTATTTCTTTTTTCAGAATTATTCACACCATCCACAGGTTTATCCACAATTTTCAACAAGTTATACGCAGTTTGTGGATAATACTTGAGAATTCAAGGTGTTTCTTTTATACTTTCAAAAGTATAGGAACTCGTAAATTCAGTATTCGTAGTTAAAAAGTAATGAGATTTAGCTTAGTTACATAAAGGTGGATGACATAGATGATGAAACATTGGGTTGTGGAAAGTGATGTGGATAAAAACAAAAGTTATCCACAAATTGTGGATGCAGCGAAGATTCTTCAACAGGATGAGGTGGTTGCGTTCCCGACAGAGACGGTTTATGGACTGGGGGCGAATGCCACATCGGATACTGCGGTGGAAAAAATCTTCAAAGCAAAGGGCAGGCCGTCGGATAATCCACTGATTGTCCACATATCAAATAAAGAGCAGTTAGAGGGTCTTGTCGAAGAGATCCCGTCGGATGCTTCGACACTCATTGACGCGTATTGGCCGGGGCCACTGACAATCATTTTTAAAAATAAGGAAAACGTCTTTTCCGAAAGGGTGACGGCTGGACTCGATACTGTCGGGATCCGGATGCCGGACCATCCCGTGGCGCTCTCCATTATCGAGGCAGCGGGACTGCCGATTGCCGCTCCGAGTGCGAATCGTTCGGGTAAACCGAGTCCAACAACGGCTCAGCATGTGATCGATGACCTTGATGGTCGGATCGCCGGAGTGGTGGACGGCGGCGAAACGGGAGTAGGGGTTGAGTCGACGGTGGTGGATTGTACGGGAGAAATCCCGGTCATTTTGCGTCCAGGCGGTATCACGAAAGAGCAGCTGGAAGAAGTCGTCGGGAAAGTGGAAGTGGACCCTTCCTTGAAAGAAGGCAAGGGAGCCCCGAAATCACCCGGGATGAAATACACCCACTACGCCCCGGATGCCCCTGTTTATCTTGTGGACGGAACGAAGGAAGATGTGCAGCGATTGGTGGATGAGAAAAAGGCAGAAGGGCTCAAAGTCGGGGTCCTGACGACGGAGGAGCGAATGGATTGGTATCAGGCTGATCTCATCCTGTCAGCCGGACGCCGGGATGACCTGAGAACAGTGGCACAGCATCTCTACGACACCCTGCGCGCTTTTAATAGAAGTAATGTGGATATTATTTTTGCCGAGATGTTCCCGGAAGAAGGAGTCGGGCTTGCGATCATGAACCGTCTTCAAAAAGCTGCGGGTTACCGGGTAATAAAAGGATGATTAGCTTCCCCTATGGTCTTTCATAGGGGTTTTTGTTTTGTATTCTAAATCCCTTTGGACGAGCATAAGTTGTTTTGTAGGCATGTCCGGAGGGGGAAAAACAAAATGACAACAATTATCGGCGAACTGATGACCTTGATGTTAATGGCATTTGCTCTTGGGATGGATGCCTTTTCGATCGGGATAGGGATGGGTATGTTCCAGCTGAGATTAAAGCAGGTCTTTTATATAGGGTTGGTTGTCGGGGTCTTTCATGTATGGATGCCGCTCTTAGGGATGATGACGGGAAAATTTTTATCGGAAACGTTCGGGTCCTTTGCGGCTTACGCAGGGGGTGTCCTGCTCATCGTCCTTGGAATCCAGATGTTCATGTCGAGCTTCAAAGAGGAGGAAACTACTCTCATCTCACCGGTGGGCTTTGGATTGATCCTTTTTGCGTTGAGTGTAAGCCTGGACAGTTTTTCAGTGGGACTGACCCTCGGGATCTTCGGTGCAAGGACAGCCGTCGCCCTCTTCTGCTTCGGGATTGCGGCCACCGTGTTGACGTGGGCAGGATTATTGATCGGCCGGAAATTCCAGGGGGTGCTTGGAACATACAGCGAGGCACTTGGGGGAAGTATCCTGTTTGCCTTTGGGGTGAAGCTACTGTTGCCAATCTGAATGAGATGGTGAAGGTCCGTCCCTCGGGGTGGGCTTTTTTTGTTAGGTTCTGGTGCTGAGCCGCGCCTTTCTTTTTGTATTCTTTGTGAATGGACTATTGGGAGATTGGAAAATATTTTATAATAGGTGGTAAGGAGGATGACGTGATGAATATTTTGTTTGTTTGTACAGGGAATACTTGCCGGAGTCCTATGGCGGAGGCGGTTTTGAGGCATAAGGGAAAAGATAAGTTTGACGTGAAGTCTGCCGGTGTTTTTGCCATGGACGGAAATGATGCGTCATTTCAGACTAAAGAAGTGCTGAAAGAGAACGATATAATACATAGACATCAATCGAGTTCGCTCTCAAAAGAGAACCTGGATTGGGCTTCCTATATTTTCACGATGACATCGAATCATAAGCGGGCGATTGTGGATCAGTATCCACATGTGGCGGACAAGGTTTTTACATTGAAGGAGTTTGTCATTGAAGACCCATCTGACGTGGATGTATCGGATCCGTATGGAGGAAGCGTGGACATCTATAGACATACATACAGGGAATTGGATTCATTGATCGAGGAATTAATGAAAAAGCTTGGCTAGAGACAGGGAGAGAGAAAGATGGGGAAAGTGAAGAGCTACAAGTCGGGTCTTAGAAAGAAATTGGTCTTCTTTATCACGCTTCTGGCGTTGGTGACGTATACCACAAGTGCCTTTTTTATTTATGTAATCAAACCTGCTTTTGCGCCGGATATGAATGAGCTGTGGTTCACGATCATGACCCTTGGCATGGGTGTATTCTGGTCGGCGGTTCTGGCCTTTTTTGCAGCGGGATTCATCGTCAAACCGCTGCAACGCTTGGAACAGGTTGCACTGAAAGCCGCTGAAGGGGACATCGCCATCGAAGTGGATGTACCGAAATCCGATGACGAAATCCGTTCACTGGCACTGGCGTTCAACCGAATGCTGCATAATTTACGTGACATGGTTTCAAGCATCGATGACAATTTTAACAAAACCAATACGAATGTCATCGAGCTTTCTAAAGCATCGGAAATCGCTTCTACACAGGCGTATTCGATTTCCAAAACGATCAGCGAAATTTCAGCGGGTGCCGAAAGCTCGGCAACGGCGATTCAAACGACGGCTGAATCCGTGGAGGATGTCATCCGGATTGCCCGGGAAGTACAGGATCATTCGAAATCATCCGAGCATATGTCTAAAAACATGGTGACGGAGCTTCAGGGAAGTAAAGAAGTGATTCATTCCCTCGTCGAAGGCATCAATCGACTGGCAAAAGGGAATGAAGATTCGTTGGACGCCGTGCGCCGACTTGAAGACAATGCGAAAAAAGTGGAGCAGATCATCCAATTGGTCGGGGACATCGCGAACCAAACCAATCTTCTTGCCTTGAATGCTTCCATCGAAGCGGCACGTGCCGGGGAGCATGGGAAAGGGTTCGCAGTGGTTGCAGAGGAAGTCCGGAAACTGGCCGATGAAAGTGGAAAAGCGGTTCAAGGCATTTCGGAACTGATCAAAAATATCCAGACAGAAGTCGGGAACGTGGTTGGACAGATCACGACCCAGGTCGATTCTGCCAACACGGAAGCCCAAAAAGGAACGCAGACGAATGAAATGATTGAAACCATGACGACAACCATTCATGAAGTGGCAGACGCGGTCCAGAACATCTCAGTCCTCGTCGATCAGCAGATGGACAGCATCCAGCTCACTTCCCAGCAATCCCAGGAAGTAGCCGCCATCGCAGAAGAAACATCAGCGGGTGCCATGGAAGTATCAGCTTCCACGAAAGAGCAAGCGGTCGTCATGAATGACGTCGAGAAGCTGGCCCTCAACCTGAAAGAACAGGCAGAAGCACTGAAAAGCACGATTACACGTTTTCATTTGTGAAAAATGAGCGGGTGTGAGGGACGGACCTCACACCCTTTTTTTCATGCTGAAAAGCTTTATATAATGAAGAGGATGTGGCAAAATAAACGTATCAAAGGTTATGGGGAGTGGGAGAAGATGAAAATTGCGATTGCGTCGGATCACGGCGGAGTGAATATTAGAGAAGAAATCAAGTCATTAATGGAAGAAATGGGTCTTGAATATGAGGATTTCGGCTGTGAATGCGGCACATCCGTCGACTATCCGGACTACGCCGTTCCCGTTGCGGAAAAAGTGGCAAGCGGCGAATTCGACCGCGGGATTCTGATCTGCGGGACAGGGATCGGCATGAGCATCTCTGCGAATAAAGTAAAAGGGATCCGCTGCGCCCTTGTACATGATGTATTCAGTGCGAAAGCGACCCGCGAACATAATGACAGCAATATGCTGGCCATGGGTGAGCGCGTCATCGGCCCGGGACTGGCACGAGAAATCGCCAAAACGTGGCTTGGAACCGAATTCGAAGGCGGACGCCATGCAAATCGAGTCGGAAAGATCACGGCATACGAAGACAAACAATAAGGAGTGGGTTTCATGGAAATCGCTCAATTGAAAGATGAACTGCAAACGATCCTGCGTGATTTCAGCAGTCAGGTTCCACTGCAAAAAGGACAAGTCTTTGTCGTCGGCTGTTCCACCTCTGAAGTAATGGGGGAGCGGATCGGAACGTCGGGAACCATTGAAGTCGCGGAAATGATTTATGACGAGCTGAAGAGCTGGGCGGATTCTACAGGAGTTTCCCTGGCGTTTCAATGCTGCGAGCATTTAAATCGGGCCCTTGTCCTTGAAAGGGAAGTAGCGGAAAAGCGGGGACTCGATGAAGTCACCGTCGTTCCTGTACGAAAAGCAGGAGGAGCCATGGCGACGAAAGCCTATCATTCCTTCGACGACCCGGTCATGGTCGAGCACATCAAAGCCGACGCCGGCATCGACATCGGGGACACCTTCATCGGCATGCACCTGAAACACGTTGCCGTCCCGATCCGGGTATCACAAAAAAGCCTCGGAGAAGCCCACGTCACCCTCGCCAAAACCAGACCAAAACTCATCGGCGGAACCAGGGCCGTATACGAATAAAACATGGAAGAAGGTCCGTCCCTCTTTGTTGAGGGACGGACCTTTATATTGGATTGATCTATACATGAGGTGCTAAACACGAACGTTACGTTTTGACTATAGGTTTTTATTTCGCCTTTTGGTGAATCGTGTTAGAATGGGATTGAATGAATCAACGGGGCGCCGCAAGTTGGGCCTATGAATTAAAGGGGGATATGTATGAGTAAAATTGCCAAGCAAGATCCGGAAATTTATGCAGCGATTCAAGATGAATTAGAGCGTCAACGAACAAAGATCGAGTTAATTGCATCTGAAAACTTTGTCAGTGAAGCCGTTATGGAAGCACAAGGCTCCGTTCTGACAAATAAGTATGCAGAGGGGTACCCAGGTCGTCGCTATTATGGTGGCTGTGAGCATGTGGACGTAGCCGAAAATCTGGCCCGCGACCGTGCGAAAGAACTTTTTGGAGCGGAACACGTCAACGTTCAGCCTCACTCAGGAGCACAAGCCAATATGGCAGTCTACTTCACCATCCTTGAACAGGGCGACACGGTTCTTGGAATGAACTTATCTCATGGGGGACATCTGACTCACGGAAGTGCGGTCAACTTCAGCGGTATTCAATATAATTTCGTAGAGTACGGTGTGGATGAAGAAAAGCACCTGATCAATTATGAAGATGTTAGACAAAAAGCGTTAGAGCACAAACCTAAGCTTATCGTAGCGGGAGCAAGTGCGTATCCAAGAGCGATCGATTTCGCGAAATTCCGTGAAATCGCAGACGAAGTGGGAGCATACCTGATGGTGGATATGGCTCACATCGCCGGACTGGTAGCGGCTGGTCTTCATCAGAATCCGGTTCCGTATGCAGATTTCGTTACAACAACCACTCACAAAACATTACGCGGACCACGCGGCGGCATGATCCTTTGTAAAGAAGAGTTTGCGAAGAAGATAGACAAGTCTATTTTCCCTGGAATCCAGGGCGGACCTCTTATGCACGTGATTTCTGCTAAAGCCGTGGCTTTCGGTGAAGCACTGCAGGACTCTTTCAAAGAATATGCACAGAACATCATCGACAATGCGAAGCGCTTAGGAGAAGGTCTTGTGAAGGAAGGAATCGATCTTGTATCAGGCGGTTCTGATAACCACCTATTACTGATTGACACTCGTTCACTTGGGTTGACTGGTAAAGTCGCTGAAAAGGTTCTTGATGAAATCGGAATTACCGTCAATAAAAACACGATTCCATTCGATCCGGAAAGTCCATTTGTCACAAGCGGTGTCCGTATTGGTACGGCAGCTGTGACGTCCAGAGGATTCGGTTTAGATGATATGGACGAAATTGCTTCCATCATGGCGTTGACTCTTAAGAACCATGAAGATGAATCGAAATTGGAAGAAGCACGCAAGCGTGTGTTGGATCTAACAAGCAAATTTGAATTATATCCTGAGAGATAATAGATGTTGGCCTCTTCATTAGGGACGGATGTTCCTGGTGGGGAGGTTTTTTTGGTTGGGGAATGAGTAGAAAAATAGATTTTTAAGGATATAGTGGTCGATTTTGAATGTGGGCCATTGGGAAGTGGCGGGGATCCAGCTGGAATTGTTGGGTATCCAGCCGTTTTTTGGAATAATCCAGCCAGAACAGCCGTGAATCCAGCGTTTTTTCGTAATAATCGAGCCGTTTTCACCGAGAATACAGCCACTTTTCAAAAAAATCCAGCCGATTAACATAATTATCCAAAAAACAAAACCTCACTCACACCAACTAACATTCCCCATCCAACTTTCTCAATTCTAACGATTCCATTACACTTCCCATCTCATGTTGCTCTTAAATTGTCTTTTATGTACAATAGTCTGAGGTGTAAATGAAGTGGACAAACCATTTTTACATAAAACTGAATTAAAAGGAGAGAGTCGTATGGGCAAAGTATATGTATTTGATCATCCGTTGATCCAACACAAATTGACGTTTATCCGTGATAAAGAAACAGGAACTAAGGAGTTCCGTGAGCTTGTTGACGAGGTTGCAACACTGATGGCTTTTGAAATTACACGTGATCTGCCACTGGAAGATATCGACGTTGAAACGCCGGTAAGTAACGCGAAAGCGAAAACCCTTGCAGGGAAAAAATTAGGGATCGTCCCTATCTTGCGTGCCGGCCTTGGAATGGTCGATGGAATCCTTAAATTGATCCCGGCTGCGAAAGTGGGACATGTCGGTTTATACCGTGACCCTGAGACTCTTAAGCCGATTGAATATTACGTGAAGCTTCCAAGTGATGTGGAAGAGCGTGACTTCATCCTGGTTGACCCGATGCTTGCAACGGGCGGATCTGCTGTTGAAGCGATCAACTCATTGAAAAAGCGCGGTGCCGTAAGCATTAAGTTCATGTGCCTGGTTGCTTGTCCTGAAGGTGTCGACGCCATCAAGGAAGCACACCCTGATGTTGATATCTTCATCGCCGCTCTTGATGAGAAGCTGAATGAAAAAGGCTACATCGTTCCTGGACTTGGGGACGCGGGAGATCGTTTGTACGGAACGAAATAATCAGTGAACGCCAAAAACCGGATTATCGGAAACGATAGTCCGGTTTTTCCTATTTGACTGGAAGTATTTACATTAAATTCAAGGGTTACTCAGCAAGGGAATCTTCTATATAATGGAGTGGCATGTGAAGTGGGGAACTATGAATTTGTTAATATATTACTAAGTTGTGCGTGAGGGTACGCTTATCGCGATGTCCAGCTCCGGGGGCTTGGGGCTCGAGGTCATAAGTCAAGCCGACCAAAAAGGCAAAGAACGCCTTTCCGGTCATTTCATCTTATGCTTGTCGGGCCTGACCAACCCGCCTCCGCTTTTCTAATTGTGTTTAAAATGTGAACAATCTGGGAACACGTGGATAGGTTGTGAACTTTTTAACTTGAACGCATTGACATAGATTAAGCCCTATTGTATGCTTACAAAGGATGTAAAATGATAAGGTTTTCACAATGCGTAAACCCTTATGCAATCGGTTTTACATCATGTCTGAAATGCTTGCCTCATGTTCAAATTTCGTTTGAATGGGAGAGGTTGAAATGGGTCAAAAAAACGAAAGCCCATATAAAGCGATGGCGATTTATTCGGCCATTTTAGCACAGCTTGTCGGGTCTATCTTAGTCGGGATTTTCCTGGGGAGATGGATCGATCAGCAGGTTGATTCAGCACCACTCTTTTTAATCATCGGTTTGCTCCTCGGCCTTGCCGCAGGGATTTATGCGATGCTTCGAACAGTACGACATTTCTTCTTAGGAGAATAATAAGATATGCCGGAACTCCATCAAATGTTTAATAGACAGCGGAAATACATAATTTATGTGCTTTCTATTTACGTCCTGGGTTGGGGATTCACCACCCACAAATCAGTATTCTTAGGGTTAATTTTAGGGACATTACTAAGTCTTTATATGCACTGGGGCATGACCAAGCGGGTC
The DNA window shown above is from Rossellomorea vietnamensis and carries:
- the spoIIR gene encoding stage II sporulation protein R gives rise to the protein MKTKHTVLLYILILSLGTILSLYIPKQEMAAQETMVIPDEAIRLRILANSDLDGDQNVKRLVRDEVNKEITKWVSNLTSQDEAKAVIKEGLPELQKIAEDVVAAEGMDQSVKVEFGKVDFPTKLYGQYLYPAGEYEAVLITLGKGEGANWWCVLYPPLCFLDFSTGNAVRSTGFETKVEASGNEVTEVDPEEATQVSEDDSEDNVIAYKQVEVEAVEAGVIDEAVKEEVKAPVKKEVEKEEPVYVEDSEEEEVKVRFFVVDLFKGLFN
- a CDS encoding manganese efflux pump MntP family protein — its product is MTTIIGELMTLMLMAFALGMDAFSIGIGMGMFQLRLKQVFYIGLVVGVFHVWMPLLGMMTGKFLSETFGSFAAYAGGVLLIVLGIQMFMSSFKEEETTLISPVGFGLILFALSVSLDSFSVGLTLGIFGARTAVALFCFGIAATVLTWAGLLIGRKFQGVLGTYSEALGGSILFAFGVKLLLPI
- a CDS encoding methyl-accepting chemotaxis protein; this translates as MGKVKSYKSGLRKKLVFFITLLALVTYTTSAFFIYVIKPAFAPDMNELWFTIMTLGMGVFWSAVLAFFAAGFIVKPLQRLEQVALKAAEGDIAIEVDVPKSDDEIRSLALAFNRMLHNLRDMVSSIDDNFNKTNTNVIELSKASEIASTQAYSISKTISEISAGAESSATAIQTTAESVEDVIRIAREVQDHSKSSEHMSKNMVTELQGSKEVIHSLVEGINRLAKGNEDSLDAVRRLEDNAKKVEQIIQLVGDIANQTNLLALNASIEAARAGEHGKGFAVVAEEVRKLADESGKAVQGISELIKNIQTEVGNVVGQITTQVDSANTEAQKGTQTNEMIETMTTTIHEVADAVQNISVLVDQQMDSIQLTSQQSQEVAAIAEETSAGAMEVSASTKEQAVVMNDVEKLALNLKEQAEALKSTITRFHL
- a CDS encoding L-threonylcarbamoyladenylate synthase, which produces MMKHWVVESDVDKNKSYPQIVDAAKILQQDEVVAFPTETVYGLGANATSDTAVEKIFKAKGRPSDNPLIVHISNKEQLEGLVEEIPSDASTLIDAYWPGPLTIIFKNKENVFSERVTAGLDTVGIRMPDHPVALSIIEAAGLPIAAPSANRSGKPSPTTAQHVIDDLDGRIAGVVDGGETGVGVESTVVDCTGEIPVILRPGGITKEQLEEVVGKVEVDPSLKEGKGAPKSPGMKYTHYAPDAPVYLVDGTKEDVQRLVDEKKAEGLKVGVLTTEERMDWYQADLILSAGRRDDLRTVAQHLYDTLRAFNRSNVDIIFAEMFPEEGVGLAIMNRLQKAAGYRVIKG
- a CDS encoding AtpZ/AtpI family protein — its product is MGQKNESPYKAMAIYSAILAQLVGSILVGIFLGRWIDQQVDSAPLFLIIGLLLGLAAGIYAMLRTVRHFFLGE
- the glyA gene encoding serine hydroxymethyltransferase → MSKIAKQDPEIYAAIQDELERQRTKIELIASENFVSEAVMEAQGSVLTNKYAEGYPGRRYYGGCEHVDVAENLARDRAKELFGAEHVNVQPHSGAQANMAVYFTILEQGDTVLGMNLSHGGHLTHGSAVNFSGIQYNFVEYGVDEEKHLINYEDVRQKALEHKPKLIVAGASAYPRAIDFAKFREIADEVGAYLMVDMAHIAGLVAAGLHQNPVPYADFVTTTTHKTLRGPRGGMILCKEEFAKKIDKSIFPGIQGGPLMHVISAKAVAFGEALQDSFKEYAQNIIDNAKRLGEGLVKEGIDLVSGGSDNHLLLIDTRSLGLTGKVAEKVLDEIGITVNKNTIPFDPESPFVTSGVRIGTAAVTSRGFGLDDMDEIASIMALTLKNHEDESKLEEARKRVLDLTSKFELYPER
- a CDS encoding low molecular weight protein arginine phosphatase — protein: MNILFVCTGNTCRSPMAEAVLRHKGKDKFDVKSAGVFAMDGNDASFQTKEVLKENDIIHRHQSSSLSKENLDWASYIFTMTSNHKRAIVDQYPHVADKVFTLKEFVIEDPSDVDVSDPYGGSVDIYRHTYRELDSLIEELMKKLG
- a CDS encoding GNAT family N-acetyltransferase — protein: MLKVIRQATNEDIHEVVAFLTKAGLSTEGIKHSIDCFLVVEDEENRLIGTLGIEVQGTVGLLRSLVVTSSFESEELFALFQEILKLAKEKDLKRLYLISNRKASLAFFDLLGFQQEADPVVDELENFIHAKKLSTVDNCITMKLDL
- the rpiB gene encoding ribose 5-phosphate isomerase B, coding for MKIAIASDHGGVNIREEIKSLMEEMGLEYEDFGCECGTSVDYPDYAVPVAEKVASGEFDRGILICGTGIGMSISANKVKGIRCALVHDVFSAKATREHNDSNMLAMGERVIGPGLAREIAKTWLGTEFEGGRHANRVGKITAYEDKQ
- the prmC gene encoding peptide chain release factor N(5)-glutamine methyltransferase, whose protein sequence is MVTVFEALKWASSFLVENGRDENVGEIYLRHLLGMSRSQLLAEQRRSVPQEKWEEFQAGIRRHSIGVPIQHIIGTEEFYGREFVVNEHVLIPRPETEELIYYGLEKMKDLFIDAVAPLQAADVGTGSGAIAVTLKLESRRVPLEMMAVDISSEALAVARENSIKLEADVRFFEGDLLQPLIEEGVKLDILLSNPPYIPLTDRETLSDVVIGHEPELALFGGEDGYDLYRRFMEELPLVIKERFLIGFEVGVGQGETVANLLRATFPDAETEVVHDINGKDRMVFCVRK
- the upp gene encoding uracil phosphoribosyltransferase, translated to MGKVYVFDHPLIQHKLTFIRDKETGTKEFRELVDEVATLMAFEITRDLPLEDIDVETPVSNAKAKTLAGKKLGIVPILRAGLGMVDGILKLIPAAKVGHVGLYRDPETLKPIEYYVKLPSDVEERDFILVDPMLATGGSAVEAINSLKKRGAVSIKFMCLVACPEGVDAIKEAHPDVDIFIAALDEKLNEKGYIVPGLGDAGDRLYGTK
- a CDS encoding TIGR01440 family protein; this encodes MEIAQLKDELQTILRDFSSQVPLQKGQVFVVGCSTSEVMGERIGTSGTIEVAEMIYDELKSWADSTGVSLAFQCCEHLNRALVLEREVAEKRGLDEVTVVPVRKAGGAMATKAYHSFDDPVMVEHIKADAGIDIGDTFIGMHLKHVAVPIRVSQKSLGEAHVTLAKTRPKLIGGTRAVYE